AGTCACCTAATCATCAAATCTTTTCTTGCAATCCATGTATATGCTATATATCCACTGTTGCTAGAAAATGTAACTGCTCGACCAACTTGAATTTTTCTCAATGATATCTCATATCTTGCAAACACCTCACCCCATTCAAAGGTTACCCGGTAGCCACTTGTAACATCTACTGCAACTTTGGGTACGGTACTTTCCGTTTTATCCCTCTGTTACCAGTACTTTCAACATTTAACAGAAAAAAGCACTCATATccaattttaaaatatacttttcaaGACAAAAATCTTCATTCCCATTGTTGACGCTCTCAACTCTTGTTCAGTACTGAGCcaagatagataaatagatagatagataagtgtattttaaagtcAAATATACAGCCATGAACACTATATACGGAAgacacaaataacaaataacatAAACGGAAGACACAAATAACATGAACTTTGATCAGTGATCATCATAAAACGCTTACATGAAACACCACATTATACTAATACTAGTACTGAATGCTTGAAAAATGtcattaaaaagaacactaaacACTCGGAAAAGGACATAAATAAAACACTACATTTACTTTgtactgatatttttttttaatgatttatttattattgtttttctttttatttaacaaaatttccataTACCTTGCTACTCTACAAGTAAACTGAGGCGACGTAGTATTTAAGACACCTGAAAGTATCAACTTATTATTTACAAATAGCCCTTCCTTTATCGTTGAGAGCCCCTGGCACTGGCTTAAGTAATGCACTAAATAATCCTCTTTAACTCTGCAAAGCGGGCAAGTATATCGGTCTTCATTGGAACACctttctttagaatattttataaatcttGCATCAATTGGGAGGCACTTAGCCATGAACTTCATCTACAACATCAAATATCTAGCTGGTAAATTCATCTTAAAGTAGAACTCCTGCCCATAAACCATCTTAACATCcttataaaacttaaatatttctgatttttttatctCCTCACTCCATTTTTGAATCATTTGATTTGCTAGTACTGTCTTAATCTCATTCTCCCAATTTGCATTGATATCTGTTGGTCCTCTATCTTCAttccaaacaaagaaaaacccTGTTTTGtctaaaatgtcttttatttttagtggccAAAATCGTTTTTTTCCCATGCGAGAGTAAATCTTCATAAGCTGCCATAAGCAACGACTTTCGACCAAAATTTAGTCATTGAGActagtctgtaatttattaATGGCCATATACCTAGATCGCCATTTAAAACTGGGAATGAGTTGTTCTATGCATCCCAAACAATCTCTTAAGGTCCCCTAATCGAATATTCTCTAGCTGAGCCGCTCTGTTATGCCCCCAAATCTCTGCTCCGTAATGTCGAATGGGCTTTATTCTCGATAAAAAGACCCTTTTATGCAACGACACATTTTATATTCTCATTacattatttctgaaaattgtaAACATTGCTGCTCTTCctagatttaatttttcttttatatgagAATTCCATCTTCcattactttgaaaaatatattcaaaatactCAATTTTATCCACAACTTGTATCTCCTCCCTcttaaaccaaaatttacttTCACATTTATCATTCCTCTTGTTAAAtatgatcacttttgacttctGAAGATTTACCTGCAGCAATTTCATCTTTAGATAATCATCTGTTAAATCCAGGAGCTTTTGTAGATTATTTGCCGAATTCACCACTAGAGCAATATCATCCACAAACAACTGCACTGAGAAGTTCATTACCTAATCTCACTGTTTGAGCCCATTTATTGCTTAAAATTGAACAATAGCATTaataaaaagaccaaaaattcgAGATGACAAGACGCTTCCCTGCTTTACTCCTTTCTTAACTTTAAAAGGCCTTGGAATACCCAAGCCACATACTCTTACTATTGCGCTAGTTtccaaaatacatatttagacCCGAACGAATGAAACAAGAAGGTAGCCACACATCATGTAGGCTTTTTTTAAAGCTGGACTCTATTGACATTATCAAACGCTTTTTTCAAGTCCAAAAATGCAACacataacttattttttcctGATCCATACTTTTCAATTAATCCACTTAAAATAAACACTCTATCCGTAGTACTATAACATTTTCTAAAACCTCCCTATTCTTCTTTCATAACTCCAGTACCCTCTAGCCAATCATCTATCCAGCTATCTAAACTTTTCTCTAAGATTTTGCTAAGTAAAGGAGCTAAGGCTATCAGCCTATAACTCTCATGATCCCTGGCACTCCCCCCTTTAAATATAGGTACCATTATCAATGTCATCCATGTAGAAGGCCATACTCCATCACTAATAAttctattaaatatataaacaaacacacgtaatttcatataaagtgacCTCTTTACCAAAATTGCTGGTATGCCATCTGTTCCTGGTCCAGACCTTCCTTTCATATTCCTGACAACTTTCCTAGTTTCTTCTGACGAAGTATCTCTTACCAAATCATAATCATTTTCCCTCACAgggaacaaaacaaaatcgCTTCAATTTTCATTACTTAATTCTATACATTCCCTTCCTATACTCTCTAAATAACTTGACCAAGTATCGGCCGCTGGAATATCTGATAGGGcctttgttttattatcatttgatttcatttttgaccAGAAATCTTTTGTATTACCTGAGATAAGTTGACTAAGACACGTCTTGTGTTAGCTCTAAAAAACAGTTGTCGTTGACTCTCTAAAAACTGCATCATCCTCAGCAAATTTATATAAGTAAACATTAAGCGTTATTGACAAGGTCGTTTGAATTTACACAAGTATATACAAGAGTAACGTCTTGAGGGGTTGGTatggtcaattttttttaatcaggagTATTCCCAACTTGACTAGTGGCTTGAAGAATACCTTTGAGGGTTTTTCCAACCTGGCCCGTATGTTTTAAGCATTTAAATTGCCATATGTAAGCAATTACATCGCCTAAGCTATTAGTAATAACAATAGTACCCGTGTCTTcccctgaagaaacaagtcttGAAGATAAAAATGGCCGAGGGATTGCTGTCTCCTGGCATACCCCTTATGGGTGTGGCTGGAGTAATGCCCTCCTCACCACTAATGTGTAATATTTACGTTTTTGCCTACCCTATAATGTAAAACCAAGAGTTACATTCAATTTTTCCTTAATATTtaagctcgtattttaaattcaatatgaacccaaagtaaaaaaaaatgagttaaacAAACAACGTTTCAGGGAGGTAACTCTTTCCAAGGAAATCAgcttaagaaaagaaaatctgaaacttcaaagtctttttcaaaattacgaaAAGATAGATTCCTGGGTATTTCTTTGGACACcctgagaagaaaaagaaggaaaatggTTTCATTAAgagaaataaatacaataacaaCCAACCCGAAGTTTATAAACTTGCATAGGTAAACATTATCCTTTATAAAACCCTAAATACGGAATCAATAACAGCCATTTTcaccccccccacaaaaaatgaataaataaaaataaaacagctaaatatataaaagataatAACGAAGTAGGTAGATGTCAaagataaaaaatcaaaatcattaatCTATTCTATCAACTGTAAGATTGCTAAGAAGAGTTTGCCGATgcctattattttttacttaccaAAAACAGGTACTTCCCTTTACCTAATGGAAAAATAAAGCTGATTTTAGAGAGTTTTCATCCATGTCTAAGAAGTATTATGCGAGTAAAGAAAAGCAAATGAATCTTACAGAGAAGTAAGTTACTCTTTGAGAAATTACGTTAAACATTACAGCTGAATGCGCAATGCACAGATAATCCCATTAGTTATGTCGTTTGATATATCTGTGTTCGAAGGAAatagcaaatattttaaaattcacttCTTGGTGTTGAAAGAGACAAAGCCATCTAACATATTTGTTGCTATACTAAGTGTAAATAAGGGATCCAATGTTCTAAAGGAGTACATTTTGTGTAAAAGGTGGCAACCTAGATCCTAACATATGATCATTTGGCTTTTTCAAACGGCAAGGCGAGGAAATTTTCTCTCCTCTTGTGCTCACGAACTAGGCAATGGTTTTAATCAAGTAATCAGAAAGAGAACTTCAGGCACGTACACAAAGCAAAGGTGCTCTTCCCtcaaaaattttcacatttatACATATTTTCATTGGTTGTTTTTccatattatcaaaatattaatgTAAGGATCCGATGATTTTTCCCCTTACGATGGGTGACGCTCACCAAAATAGATCTCTTAGTGCTTGCCTAAAGAGCTGCAGTGCCTTTGAATTTAAAAGCATTTGACAGACGAATTTAAGTATCCAATTAGAAGGAAATCCAGTGACTAAAGTACATGAGAGTGATTATTCCTCTATAAGGGAGGGGGTTGGCTTGAAATAATCATCATGCTGAATTCCATAAGTTGTggttttttgaacatttttggtcatttaCGAGGAAAGTAAAATTTCCCAATCCCCAAATTTATAAACCATGTTGAGAGACAAAACGCACTTCTAGACTTAACTGTATTCTAAACCAACGTCTAAATCAATATTCTGGGCCTCCAAGGCCAAGTGGATGGTAATCTGGAGCCGTAATCCTATGTCCTTTATGACTATGGTTCGAATCGTGATGTTGTAAATCCTTTCGTTTGGGATGGGAGTCAAGGGTGTGATCCTAACAGTTTAGCTTGATTAACACGCAGATGATGAAAATCATGgttatatttcttcaaaaaaaaaaaaatcaaattcttctcGTATAAGACAATTCAGTTTGTATTCtgattattttaaaatgacCTGGTTATAGTAAAAATACTATTCCACTCTAGCTTTTAAAGGGATATACAGAAGACGTATATTcgatataaaaaacaagtacaCCAATGCAAATCTCAACATGAAATTAAGCTGAACCAAGGACTCATGTGCTGTCAATTCAAAGGTTTTTATATTTCTACTGTATATTGTTTAGTTCATAAACCTAAATGTCTTGtcaaaacatgcaaaatattgagatttttggaaaaaaaattgcaattcttTTTTGAATAGTTATAAATGTGACGCTGACACCAGAAAATAGATGGAGACTAAATctgttattttgtaaaaaaaaaaaaaattgcacactAAATCCGCAAGCCAAAATTGCagcttttttctaagtttttgcTTTCTGAAGGGTTGTCTCAGCAAAGTCACTTTACTTTGGCTTCAATTTTCTTAGCTGCATGATATATTGCCCATGTTTTACTATATGGCTTCAGCTGTACCTTGGCGTTTTCCATTTTCTAATCACCTACCTTGAAAAAAGCTGGTAAGAAGTTATAAGTATTACTTTGCTTGGGTTAGAGCGTTTCTCTGATATGTGCTTGCGTGTTATGCTTTGCATGTTAAGCTTTCTTGACTCGatcattcgtaagttaatttataacAAAATACGTTACTTTAGCAGATTTGAATGTCATTTAGGAGATGTGTTTCATTTGTGGCCTTATTTGTCATATATTGTGAAAAACCAGCTTTATAACCCCTTAGAAATGAGTCACTAATTTCAGAATTCGTATCAGAAGTTTTTCTTCTAGTGATGGCCAAATGTCCAACATCACTTATCCCACTTAAACAGAAACTAttgaatattttgataatttcttttttcattggcGGATAGGTTAGGGCATACAAAAAAGGATTGGTGCAAGctgaaattttgcaaaatgtGCCACATAGCATCGATGAAAAAGGCGTTATATattccttattattaaaaattcctAGTAAGACTACGATAGCGTAAGGTGTCCAGGCTATCGCCCACGTTGAGATTAGGCCGAAAACTGTTTTAGCAATTTGAATTTCAACTTTTTGACGATCTACATTATCAGCCACATTTTCAGAGATTTTGAATTTGCTCCTGTGaactagaataaaaatattaatatatgagaacaaaataataaaacatggcAAGCACCATGCCCCAAAAAAgaaggcaaaaataaaaattctgttctGGACATTATCAGTAAGATAATCAAAGCTGCAACTCGTTAAATATCCCTCTGGTACGTATCGGCTTATTCCAAACAGAGGTAATGAAGCAAAACACATTGAGTAAAACCATGCAAAAACTATCTGAAGCATCGACTTTGTTAGTGTTGACTTTCTTCCAAGGTCAAAGGGTTTTGATATGACCCGGTATCGGTTATAAGCAAGAATTGTCAAGATGACGATGGATGCTGTTCCTGCCAATCCACCAACGAAACCATAAATTTGACATCCTGGAAAACGTTTAATTAGGTTccaaaatttgtaaaaaccCTTTATGCagacatatttttttgtatgataattattttaaagttgATCCATCTAGTCAATAAATTAAGTAATATATGTCAAAGAGGCGTAATTTTCCAGCACTTGGAGAAAAGAGGAAGTAGCTGGGGAGAGTAAGGGTAATAGACAGTCATTACACATGCCCCTTGTGTAATAAGGGTGAAGATCTGCattacttcatatttttttcccatgaaTTACAAGATTTAAGAAAAGGAATTATTATACAATAGTTTGGGATCAAATAGTTGGGAATGACCCACAGAGagagatttttttgtttgatgtATTTCATCGTTTCGTTTTTAGCTATAGCCTATCTGGCTTTGAAGTAActaccaaaaacaagaagaaaaatagagaattattttcgtaagacagtggaattctaatttgagtgaatattttggccGAATGTCTAAGGACTGTCCTcagtaaaacataaatatataaaagaaaaaagagttaCAACACCATAggaccaataaaactaaaatgaaattttctttaaacagtCCCAACATCCTTACATCAGCGAAGTttaaccaggactgataaataaaacgTGGCGAAACAAGGCAATTCCTTGAAATGAAattcataaaatgaaaaattcaattcattgactgggccgaaatattcattcaaatttaaatttgaccGTCTTACGAAACAAATTTCTATTGCTTTTCttgttttgatgtttgtgatggaaaggcagtttgATCTTTGCTGCTATTTATGGCTTTGAAGTATTTACTATCAATCTATCATTTGTGCGACATTTTGTGCAATCATgtgagttatattttttttattatgtgccttattatgtttgtttttgtttggcaaatgttttattttatctacTTTATTGTTATGCATCATGTTTTCTTATATGTGTTATTGTCATTTCCTATTATTTCATGATATTTTCTGCCATTGCCCAAAGTGGCTCTTATTgcaataaatatctatctatttatctatcagtGGTTTCGAAGGACTAGAATATCTGAAAATGCAATAATATAACTGCAGACGAACAAATAACTAATATTGATAAAACTGTGTGTTTCagttaattttagatttttttatattagataTAATTCTAAGCCCTAATGTCAGTTGGGCTTAGAAGCTAGAACTAATACACATAGGAACAAATAAATGATAGGCAGAGCAATAACGCTGCCTAAGGAAAAAGTGATATGGATTCCAtttatcatttgtttgtttgttatttctttCCCTATGGCACTTCATATAGAAAGATGGGTCATATGGACCTGactcaaaattgaaagttctcgtgccctttttaagagctaaaagtgGTTGAAGGTCGACCAATCCTCCTCCCATGCTCTCTTTTAGCTACCTCCCCCCTCTTAGCTTCCTGAgacataatattaaaattatgagatagctattttgtaaACAATAGTCTAAAGATCCAATAAATATACTTCTGGCGATGACATAAGGGCCACTAGGACAAGAGCTATAAATCATGCAAGTTGCGCATTACTTATGTGTATTTTTGGGGGAAGTGGCCTATGTTTGATACTTGGTGGTTTTTAGCTTGCAACTTTCAGAGATCCttctctgcaaaaaaaaacaaacattaatttaatatgTATGATTGAGTGGCGAGATAGGAAAAGCAAAACTATGTGCCACCATAGTTATCATACCATAGTAGGAGCGGTGttgaaataactgaaaaaaaagatttcgataaaggttttaaaaataagatatttgcGATACATCAGAAGTGTTTGAGagtattcattttaaaattccaaataatatttagggggagggggttgaaacAAGTCAAAAGGTTGCAGGCGTGTCCAAGTGGTAAGAATTGTGCATATGCAATGCTTCAGGAAGGGTAAAGTTATTAGATCTATAATTTCAGGCAATACCGATGGATATTTTGAACCAAATCGAGACCTTGTGAATCCAAGTTGTGATAAGACATGGttgcaatatttcaggaacttTTAAGGtactaagttgaaaatttctttgagTGGGAATGCTGaaataatcaaaatacactatataCATTCAAAGGCTATCAAATTACCATAGCTGTTGCATCACCGTAGCAGACATCATTCACTGAAATAGGAAACTCGAGTTCTTAGCgcccttcataaaaaaaaaattaagaacaatCAAGCCTCATCCaatcaattttgttcaaaatgccAATAgccatttgaacaaaattgcagAGAAG
Above is a genomic segment from Artemia franciscana chromosome 15, ASM3288406v1, whole genome shotgun sequence containing:
- the LOC136036604 gene encoding opsin Rh4-like, whose translation is MVITMQSPIVVVNSFWNGPVLGDIGCQIYGFVGGLAGTASIVILTILAYNRYRVISKPFDLGRKSTLTKSMLQIVFAWFYSMCFASLPLFGISRYVPEGYLTSCSFDYLTDNVQNRIFIFAFFFGAWCLPCFIILFSYINIFILVHRSKFKISENVADNVDRQKVEIQIAKTVFGLISTWAIAWTPYAIVVLLGIFNNKEYITPFSSMLCGTFCKISACTNPFLYALTYPPMKKEIIKIFNSFCLSGISDVGHLAITRRKTSDTNSEISDSFLRGYKAGFSQYMTNKATNETHLLNDIQIC